One Solanum pennellii chromosome 10, SPENNV200 genomic region harbors:
- the LOC107001078 gene encoding uncharacterized protein LOC107001078 has protein sequence MGAFLSHDLRKARIREFLTLKQEFMSVHKYNLKFTQLFHFAPEIVADMRIQMSLFVVGLSCLSSKDGKATMLIGDMDIARLMIHVHQVEKDKLRDREVFKNKKDKTTGNKSEQEKNNANCSSFQHKQNGPAPSFSSAPSPSNKYRAVPRGTTLGTDKGSNRLYSITSRQEEENSPDVFTGMIKVFTFDAYDLLDV, from the exons ATGGGGGCTTTTCTTTCCCATGATCTAAGAAAAGCAAGGATAAGAGAATTTCTCACCCTTAAGCAAGAATTTATGAGTGTGCATAAGTATAACCTTAAGTTCACCCAATTGTTCCATTTTGCCCCGGAGATAGTTGCTGACATGAGGATCCAGATGAGTCTgtttgttgttgggttgtctTGTCTGTCAAGTAAGGATGGAAAGGCGACTATGCTAATAGGGGATATGGACATAGCAAGACTAATGATCCATGTGCATCAGGTTGAGAAAGATAAGCTGAGGGATAGAGAAGTGttcaaaaacaagaaagataaGACAACAGGGAATAAGTCTGAGCAGGAGAAGAATAATGCAAACTGTTCATCATTCCAACATAAGCAAAATGGACCTGCGCCATCATTTTCTAGTGCACCTTCACCAAGCAATAAAT ATAGAGCTGTACCTAGAGGAACTACTTTAGGGACAGACAAAGGGTCAAACCGTCTTTATTCTATCACTAGTCGCCAAGAGGAAGAGAATTCTCCAGATGTTTTCACTGGTATGAtaaaagtctttacttttgatgctTATGATTTGCTTGATGTATAG